The Leptidea sinapis chromosome 3, ilLepSina1.1, whole genome shotgun sequence genome segment cggatgatcctagtgcctgcaccgttgcagtagccgatgtgatactacagggtatggatatttttataccaaactctgtagtacccatggttcgatgcgtcagttaaagcagtatctgactgcaaaaaacaggcttATCGAGCTTgagttgcggcgctgggcacaaaggatccgaactgcatagttcttaagaagaaatacaaccgtgcctccagattttttaagcggcaaatcgctcgtgcaaaatcaaaacacgtcgtcaaaatcggcgagtaGCTTTCCAGCTACCCGACAGGTCACCCAAGTTCTGgttgttgtcgaaagctgctcttggtaacttcagccagccgtccatgccgccgctgcacatgaggaatgataccctggcccatacggcaaaagagaaagccgatctcttgtgcactcttttcgcctccaattcgactcttgacgacaaccgaaaaacaccgccgaccatcccgcggtgtcagagctgaagtacagttcagacagaaaactgttaggcgagctctgttttcgtagGACGTCAGGAAGGCGAGCGGGccagatggcatttctccaatcgtgcttagaattaaattagtgtgcccctgagttgacgccggtgctaacgcgtttattccggcactcttattctaaaggcgtagtccctgactcatggaagtcagcccttgtccatccgatccaaaaaaaaggagacagttcggatccggcaaactacaggcctattgctattacctccctgctatccaaaatcatggagagcataattagccgtcagctcttggtatacctagagggtcaccagttgatcaacgaccgaaaaaacgggtttcgccatggtcagtCGGCAGGTTAtattctggtatacctaacacatagatgggctgcggctattgaaagcaagggggaaggcctggcagttagcctggatatagcgaaggcctttgatcgtgtatggcacaaggcgctcctctccaaacttccatcatttaggcctcccgagagcttatgcaagtggacctccagctttctcactgggcgcagcatacaggtcgttgtcgacggattttgctcgaacccgaagcccgtgaatgctggagtgccccaaggctgtgtgctgtctcccacgctgtttcttctgcatatcaatgatatgttggacacctccaacattcattgctatgcggatgacagcactggtgatgccgtatacacgggccatgcaggtctctctcaggaaatcgtcgaccagtgccgggagaaacttgtgtcttctatcgagtcctctcatgagaaggtcgcggaaaggggaaaattgaaccttgtccaatttaacccccagacgactcaagtttgcgcgtttaccactaaaaaaaccccatttgagGTCATCACCAAGCGGTGACAGACGGtgttcgacaacacttccctcaaagcctcgcctagtatcggaatactgggtctcgaaatctcgagcgattgccaattttgtggtcatctggaaggcaaagctaaattggcttcaaagaaactgggcgtcaataatagagcacggcaatacttcaagccggcccacatactagcgctctacaaagcgcaggtccggccacacatggagtattgctgtcatctctggtctggcgcaccccagtatcagctcgatccatttgaccgcgtgcaacgcagagcagttcgaattgtcggggtcccagtgctctgtgaacagctggatcacttggcgttgcgtagagacgtcgcttcattgtgtgtcttctaccgcatttatcacggggagtgttccgaagagctgtttaacctgattcctgccgccgaattccaccttcgcacgacacaccacaagttaggatatcatcatcaccatctggatgtgtggcggttcggttttcaaggagctttcttccacgtactacaaagctgtggaatgagcttccttgtgcggtgtttccgggacgatatgacatgggtaccttcaaaaaaggcgcatacaccttccttaaagtccggcaacgctcctgtgatacctctggtgttgcaagagattgtgggcggcggtgatcacttaacaacaggtgacccgtacgctcgtttgtcctcctattccataaaacaaaaaaaatatagttttgttttgcgttGTGTAGTAGTTTCGGTTTAGACAATCTTTGGTATTCGTTTTTCAGATgttgcaataaatattattgaagtcgTAGGCGTGGGtcctgaatctgaaattataacagaatacatTTTAACAGAAGTAAGTTAGCCCTCATTTTTAGGCTTTAAATAATTTGAGCACATcatgtacaatataatataataaaaaggatttTAAAGATTAATAAACTCATAAACCATTTTAAGAtcattaaacttattaaacGAAAATATAGATaccattaaaatgaaataaataaaaataatttcataactatttaaaataaaatatcgacaatcgataaaatagtgtcaaacactacagatagattataaaactataattttttctctagatgaattaaattactactctatcacttttaatcaccttaagaattctttattagcttattatttgttcTTTAGTGCTTAACTTTCTGTATCCAAAAGAATTTAGCCTTGAAAATTCTCTTACTCCCATCTGACTGTATCTTTTAAATCACatattttacaacttttttattacataatatagcttAGAAATGTCTGAcgcttttattatataaataattaagcaaattaattattgaagtagaaagacacgaataaagtaaaagaaaacgaaaattagtaacaaaaattgttaagactcacatttattttgaatgtcATGTAACttgaccaaagagaatttaaacactaagtACAAACGCTACTTACATGACGACGCGCGCGAGATAGGGAACGTTGAGAGGGAGAAGCGTAGCTTGAAGCTTTAGCTTCCCGACTCAGGTGACAACTGACAGGTCCCAAGTTAGGTTGATCGGGTTGTACTTACTAGTTACTACAAGTTGTTGGTTGACTGGTTGTTGCTGTTCATGATCAACAATTCAACACTCAACAGTtgataaatgtaaaatgatacataaacaataaagtaaatgtatacaaaaaaattaaattcttgaAATAATAGCGAGCAAGCGTAAATTTTTTTGTGTCGAACCCACAGTGAATTAAattcattgttaattattttaatttttaatgtaaatggaTTAACTTGCGCGTAAGACGGGagattttgtttttacattatgaGTGAACAACAGTTTTCAGCCGCGAAAAACGCGCTAATTTCATTTTCAGTTTcgtgttttattttctttgtgacATTATTTTCATCAAGTGTTTTGGGATATACATCAGAGTTGTGGGCTCTTACATTCTGGGGACCAGCACTGTACTTCTGTCTTGTGAACTTTATTTTGCAATACTCATTGAAAGGTTTCACATATGATGTAGGTTCATAATTTCTGtagatattaataaatcatagacataataataatagacatCTTGCTTAAATACCTTAGCTCCATAcattaatataactatatttttttatataaattattgaaatgctATATCCAAATGTTAGGttggtttttctttttaatattgtatCACATAACACTCTCAACAATATTGCAAGTAAATTTGACTGCTAACAAGGGCAAGAAGGACATTgacattatttataacattgtataaaatttataaactggagatgtttatattatgttacaggTTGCAGTACGATCAGCGTTCTTAGGATCCGTATTTGCATTTGGTTTGTATTTATCAAGATGTGAGAGTGAATTTAAAGTGTTTGGGATGTACATTGTGGTATTTTCACTATTCCACTTTTCTGAGTTCATGGCAGTGGCATTGACAAATCCTCAGACATTGACCACTGAATCATTTATACTGAACCACAGCCTGCAGTATTGGCTTGCTGCTGTTATTAGCTGGATTGAAGCAGGCattgaatattatttcttaCCAGGTAAGTTTTTCAAGTCATAATTTAGTTAGCGCAGTTCTCTTGATTATATTGCAATTgtagattataatattgtgCAGTCTTACACTTTAATACTTTGTGGTAGATATCATATTAGCATGGAAACATTTCAATAGGAATTTTATGTTAAAGTGTGAGAATGTTTACGACACTACCTTCAGAAATTATGAAAGCAACCAATAAAAAGTGAGAATCTTCTTGGACTATTATGATCTGGTGTGAAAGTTTTGCTATGCACATGTTTTAAAAGAACCACATATTTAAGTTTTACAAtgttttttatagtttattatgTACTGGTAATTCATTATTTCAATTCAGTTTTAATTTAGCAAAAaggttttttatgtaatttacaattaaatttttagacaTGAAACAAATACTTTGGCTGTCATACTTGGGTCTGCTTATGTGCATCTGCGGAGAGTTTCTCAGGAAAGTGGCAATGTTTACAGCAaaaactaacttcaatcaccatgtaagtataatatgtttaaaatcacATTTATTCACAACTGATTTATTTAGACAACCtacaaaagaaattttaaaattaattttaaacaaattttaaaataaaatattatagactGTGTTCTTTTAAGGTAATGTAAATTGTAGTAGTAATAGGGCACTGCCATAGCTAACACAATTAGTGATTAAACACAAATCATTTGCCAAACACAGTATAACTTATGCATTTTTGTGATTTCTATTAGCTACTGTTTCTTGGAATCTAAACATTAAAATGCAGTTAAATATTCATGTGTAAAGTAATTGGC includes the following:
- the LOC126979570 gene encoding protein-S-isoprenylcysteine O-methyltransferase isoform X1; amino-acid sequence: MSEQQFSAAKNALISFSVSCFIFFVTLFSSSVLGYTSELWALTFWGPALYFCLVNFILQYSLKGFTYDVAVRSAFLGSVFAFGLYLSRCESEFKVFGMYIVVFSLFHFSEFMAVALTNPQTLTTESFILNHSLQYWLAAVISWIEAGIEYYFLPDMKQILWLSYLGLLMCICGEFLRKVAMFTAKTNFNHHVQTVRRPDHKLVTHGVYAYCRHPSYVGWFYWSIGTQIILCNPVCIIIYAVVSWSFFKERITAEEMFLISFFDKQYLEYQQRVGTGLPFISGYVPDADGW